A genomic segment from Leucoraja erinacea ecotype New England chromosome 39, Leri_hhj_1, whole genome shotgun sequence encodes:
- the junba gene encoding junB proto-oncogene, AP-1 transcription factor subunit a yields the protein MSTKMEQPFYHDDSFFTGYGAPDGALHEYGSKYFKAGMNLNLVEQSRCLKAQPRNPEDALLSGGDSGLLKLASPELERLIIQSSNGVITTTPTPGQYFCARNITDEQEGFADGFVKALEELHKINHVAPNVSISGPGMNCNASNGYGTTGPSEVPPVYTNLTAYNSNAISAGTSYPTATISYLPPQPIAYNLAPVPMGHPRLQTLKEEPQTVPEVQSRGETPPLSPIDMENQERIKAERKRLRNRVAASKCRKRKLERISRLEDKVKNLKSDNAGLASTATVLRDQVSQLKQKVMTHISSGCQIVINQKLQGF from the coding sequence ATGTCTACGAAGATGGAGCAACCATTTTATCACGACGATTCATTCTTCACGGGTTACGGGGCACCAGACGGCGCTCTCCACGAGTACGGCTCCAAGTATTTCAAGGCCGGCATGAATCTCAACTTGGTGGAGCAGTCTCGGTGTTTGAAAGCCCAGCCGAGGAACCCGGAGGACGCGCTGTTGAGCGGCGGCGACTCGGGTCTCCTCAAACTCGCCTCTCCAGAGCTGGAGCGTCTGATCATCCAATCGAGCAATGGCGTGATAACCACCACGCCCACCCCTGGTCAGTACTTCTGTGCAAGGAACATCACGGACGAACAGGAAGGGTTCGCGGACGGCTTCGTGAAGGCGCTGGAAGAACTACACAAGATCAACCATGTCGCGCCTAACGTGTCCATCTCCGGCCCTGGAATGAACTGCAACGCCAGCAATGGCTATGGGACCACGGGACCCTCAGAGGTGCCCCCGGTCTACACCAACCTCACCGCCTACAATTCCAACGCTATCTCGGCCGGGACCAGCTACCCAACGGCCACCATCAGCTACCTGCCACCTCAACCCATCGCCTACAACTTGGCTCCAGTGCCCATGGGTCACCCGAGGTTGCAGACCCTTAAGGAAGAACctcagacagtgcccgaggtacAGAGCCGAGGCGAGACCCCGCCGCTCTCTCCCATTGACATGGAGAACCAAGAGCGCATCAAGGCGGAGAGGAAGCGCCTGAGGAACCGGGTGGCCGCGTCCAAGTGTCgcaagaggaaactggagagaatATCCAGGCTTGAGGACAAAGTGAAGAATTTGAAATCGGACAATGCTGGGTTAGCCTCCACCGCCACCGTCCTGCGGGACCAAGTCTCTCAGCTCAAACAAAAAGTCATGACTCACATCAGCAGTGGCTGCCAGATTGTAATTAACCAAAAACTACAAGGTTTCTGA